The following DNA comes from Streptococcus pasteurianus.
ACGTGAAAAATTTTTAGCTGAAAGAGGAATTAGTATAAAGCATTTACCACTTAGTTTTTTTATCGGTGGAAACATGAAACAAATTTGGCGAGATATTTTACGTGATGATTATGAAAATTGGGATATTCACCAATTGCAAGAAGAATATACAACTTATAAGCATAATCACCCACTTCCTTATAAGGACTTAATTTTTGCAGATACTTTTGAAGTGATTAAGAAGCTTTATGATAATGGTTATCGTTTGGGCTTAGCATCAAGTTCAACAAAACATGATATTTTAAAGGCTTTAGACGATACAAAGATGAGAGAGTACTTCTCAGTTATTTTATCGGGGGAAGAGTTTCCAAAAGGAAAACCTCATCCAGCTATTTATCAGGAAGCTGCTCGGCAATTAAGAACGAATCAGGATAATATTTTGGTTATT
Coding sequences within:
- a CDS encoding HAD family hydrolase encodes the protein MENFNAIIFDMDGVLFDTETFYYHRREKFLAERGISIKHLPLSFFIGGNMKQIWRDILRDDYENWDIHQLQEEYTTYKHNHPLPYKDLIFADTFEVIKKLYDNGYRLGLASSSTKHDILKALDDTKMREYFSVILSGEEFPKGKPHPAIYQEAARQLRTNQDNILVIEDSEKGIQAGISADLHVWAIEDKLFGMNQSKANRLVDNLTQIFEALVEK